The following proteins are co-located in the Spea bombifrons isolate aSpeBom1 chromosome 3, aSpeBom1.2.pri, whole genome shotgun sequence genome:
- the CPN2 gene encoding carboxypeptidase N subunit 2: MLRKALVRAVLLCALLDLHSWWVQSCSSSCICFKEVNVFCFSKTITEVPKDIPLHTKELMFLETSIDIIENKTFGHYQGLTKLVLLNNKIHYIHENAFNGLHYLKDLEISANPLSELNVFLFNGLTELQKLTITYNAIHEIQCGLFLSNKRLEILSLQGNNISRICKDAFQNQVRLSELNLSSNDIRSFPVGLFKPLQKLKILKLSNNQINRLMPDIFDNLLELKELSLNGNHFTNIPRYTFQSLISLEKLNLMGNFIKSLSHEVFSTLSSLSMLNLERNQLRALPLGIFDAMKNLTMLSLGGNRLQSIPDNIFSSLVKVENIVLSHNQIEKLQTNAFHGLESVVHLHLDNNSIDFIDNNIFSQMTTLRVITLHQNQLARLPDGVLDPLYNLHTLTLHSNRWVCDCSLSYLVKWIKNNQDIADVSETECAEPLHNQGKSISLLRIQDLGCPIIFDFPQIQKSGLQVPKSSPANPCTYTLKDGVLHFSCELIICSNMNIQVDIVQESYQSNFSHNTTNIQNICTVTKLSFLVTQVMK; the protein is encoded by the exons ATG TTGAGGAAAGCATTGGTCAGAGCTGTTCTCCTCTGTGCACTGCTCGATCTTCATTCTTGGTGGGTGCAGAGCTGCTCGTCCTCGTGTATTTGCTTTAAGGAGGTGAACGTTTTCTGTTTCAGCAAGACAATTACAGAAGTTCCCAAAGACATTCCCCTCCATACCAAGGAACTTATGTTTTTAGAAACATCCATTGATATcattgaaaacaaaacatttggacATTATCAGGGTTTGACAAAGCTGGTTTTGTTGAACAATaagatacattatatacatgaaAATGCATTTAACGGGCTACATTACCTGAAAGACCTGGAGATTTCAGCCAATCCTCTATCAGAATTAAATGTATTCTTATTTAATGGACTAACAGAACTTCAGAAACTCACCATCACCTATAATGCAATACATGAGATTCAATGTGGACTCTTTCTTTCTAATAAGAGGTTGGAAATTCTCTCCTTACAAGGAAACAACATTTCTCGTATTTGCAAGGATGCCTTTCAGAATCAAGTGCGTTTGTCAGAACTCAATCTTAGTTCCAATGATATAAGATCATTTCCAGTGGGTCTTTTTAAACCACTACAAAAGCTGAAAATTCTCAAACTGAGTAACAACCAAATTAACAGGTTAATGCCTGACATATTTGACAACTTGTTAGAACTTAAGGAGCTGTCGTTAAATGGGAATCATTTTACCAATATTCCAAGATACACTTTCCAATCATTAATTTCTTTGGAGAAATTAAATCTTATGGGCAATTTTATTAAGAGTCTTTCTCATGAAGTCTTCTCCACTTTATCAAGTCTCTCCATGCTAAATCTAGAAAGAAACCAGCTCAGGGCTTTACCCCTAGGGATTTTTGATGCTATGAAAAATTTAACTATGTTGTCATTGGGTGGGAACAGGCTCCAATCTATTCCAGACAACATTTTTTCCAGCTTAGTCAAAGTTGAAAATATAGTTTTGTCGCACAATCAAATTGAGAAGCtgcaaacaaatgcatttcaTGGTTTGGAATCTGTTGTTCATCTGCACCTTGACAATAACAGCATTGATTTTATTGATAACAACATATTTAGCCAAATGACTACTCTGAGAGTCATTACGCTCCACCAGAACCAGCTGGCAAGGCTTCCAGATGGCGTACTTGATCCACTCTACAACTTGCATACTTTGACACTCCATAGTAATCGTTGGGTATGTGACTGTTCACTATCATATCTTGTAAAATGGATAAAGAACAATCAAGATATCGCCGACGTTTCCGAAACGGAATGTGCAGAACCACTGCATAACCAAGGGAAATCAATTTCCTTGTTACGTATACAAGATTTAGGCTGCCCAATTATTTTTGACtttccacaaatccaaaaaAGTGGACTTCAAGTTCCGAAGAGTAGTCCAGCCAATCCTTGCACTTATACTTTAAAAGATGGAGTCCTACACTTTAGCTGTGAGTTGATTATATGTAGCAATATGAATATTCAGGTGGATATAGTGCAGGAATCGTATCAAAGCAACTTCAGTCACAATACTACTAATATCCAGAACATCTGCACTGTCACTAAACTTAGTTTCCTTGTCACACAAGTCATGAAGTAA